The stretch of DNA ggtaaaacggcttcagaatgaagtattttgccttcgaagtgggacaattagtactattggaaaggtaggatactaattgtcccactgcgaaggcaaaattcctcattctgaagccgttttaccgcggagaagtcattttgacgacggtcctaccacgagagcacgactgtattgctaaacacgaatctaatctgaattttccaaaaaaaaaaatccgaattTTCCCGTAGAACCCTCATAGTAAAAAATACCCcctggggcaaaatggtgaattttgtgtttttttcaagataactttttaaatttttgaaaaaaatatttttttctttattagtaTAACTATTACATAGGTACAATTTAGATTTGTGTGATCACTGactattatcaatttttataaactaaaaaaataaaaaagacaatttcttaaatttaacgttatttttattttttgtatttcttttattaacaAAAGGTTTAAATTCGTACGCAAATCTCTctttctcaatagatattttagtgtcttgctaaaataatttcattaaattaagactagcgaacaaaaaacgcaattaaccactttaccccaggatttttggaacaggcaaatttggaagggtttggaaaatggtctgaaaaagcattttcccattgaaatagagaaaaatcgtctgagacaaagttgtagcccggaaaatttcctataagatagttctcatgggaaatctcaaatatttccacggaactcaggaaaaattatctctcaaaaattcaccattttaccccggGTTCCCCTTTGTCTTGGAAAGGATCAtgtctatttttttgtatattccGGGAGCTACAATAGTGCCAAATAAGATTTCattgtagaaatattttaaaaaaaattcacattttccacaatttcacTCCTggaatttaccaaaaaaaaactcccggaCAAAAAAATCTGCCAAAAAAGTTTAGAGGTTATGTAATTGCGGAAAAATCTCATCCTTTTTGCAAGATATCCTAATTTTCACGATCTCGTGTGAATCTAGGATAACAATAGAATCTACAAAGTCACACAAAGctagaatttgtaaaaaatcttATCCAGGAAAATtcgaaagaagaaaaattattttacaactcACCCTTGCATCTCCATGGCCACCTCATGCTGCTGCAGCTGCGAATGTTGTTGCTGATGTTGCTgttgatgctgctgctgctgactCAGATACACCTGATAGGCAGTGGAGAATGATTCAGCTGCTGTCTTCTTCATCTGTGCCCCCTGGAGTGCTGTAAATTTCCCAGATTCCTGAATGAGATCCGCAACTGGGACATGTTCGTGCTGAGAAACAGGCGGTGGGATTTCCGGTGGCTCCTGATGATGCATAATGGTGGCGGTGGGTGGAGCTGATGATGATGGCACCTTCACATCACGCTGCTGTTGTGCCATTTGCGAACGTCGCAACTCCTGATCCTCATTCAGTACGGACGTTATGATACTCTTGAGGCGATCCTCGAAGTTCACAACTTTTGGGCTTTCGTGCATTTTGAGCGTGGGAATGGCAGTTGCTTTCGgtagtggtggtggtggtgtagCATGACTCACGGGAGGTTGTTTTGTCGCATAAACAGGTGCCGGCATTAGTTCACTGTCCACACTCACCTTCTTCTGCTTCTCCTTCTGCTTGGGCGCCTTTGATGACGACGACGTCGTTGCCAGCTTCCCTGCTTCGATCTTTCGGCCTGTAGCGAGAATTTTCTGTGCAAGAATTTCCGGATTCTTCTCATCAATCTTCCCCACATCCGGTACATCTGGCCACTCATGCATACGCATCCTATTCGAACGGGAGCGGCTGTGGGATTTGGCAGACATTTGCGCCACATCGGCATTTGGCACATACGATGACGACACTGGCGGTTGATTTGGAATCATTTCCTTGCTATGCCTCAGTGACTTCTCCAGGCGCCTTATTTCACCCTCCATTGCTGACATTTGACTGTAGATCCTCTTGCGCTGTGCAAAGGTATTGTCAATCTCCTTGAGGACGAGATCATAGCTAAGCTCACGCGTGAGATCACTATCCTTAATCTGGTCGGTTTTGTAGTAATTCTCCGCCAATTTCCTCAGTCGTCCCAGCACCAGCATCTTCTGTTCCATCTCAATGCTCCCCACTTGATTTTGCAGCCGCGTTGCCGTTGCCTGGAGCTCCTTGTGACGCCCAACGATCTCTTTGGCCTTCGACAGCAAATCATTCTGGCTGGATGTATTAATGCCCAATTCCTTCATACGTGCCTTCAGCAGTGCCACACTGTCATCAATTAACACCCGAATCTGCTTCTCCAGCTGATTTGCCCGATTCAGGAGCTTCTTATTCCTCTCACGTTCTCTCTCAATTTGCGCCGTGATATTCTCCTTGTACGCCGGTGTACGCATCTGCTCCAATGCCTGCATGTACTGATTCCGGAACATATCCAGCAGTATTTGCAGGGCATACGGTGTCTCACCCGGTGCCGTTGGGATCTCCAACTCAGTGTGCTCCATATTTCCCGTCAATGACGTCAACTGCTGATCAACACATCCCGGTGCTGGTGGCAATTTCTTCCCCATCATCTCAGCCGATGTACTAAGCAGTGTTTTGCTGTGCAACAAATCCAATCCGACAATTTTCAAGCTCTTCCTCTGCTTCCCCTTCCGGATACGTCCACGCTTCTTTGCCTGCGTATCCAATGCCCCACTTCCGGCATTCTTCTTCCGCACAATCTTCTTGTTCTTCTTCGTTTGCTGCACCTTTGTATTCTTCAGTGGTCCGCGTGAGCTGGAATTGTAACTATCCTCCTCCGATTGGCTACTCTTGTCCTTATTGCTGCACCAATCACTCCATGCACGACGGGTTGTCGGTCCCGTTACCTCAGTGTCTGTATCCGATGATGAATCGTACACGACTTTCGATGAATTCCGTTTCCCCTTCTCCCGGGCACTTGTACGTGTCCCAGCTGTACCCGTAGGGAAACCATAGTCCCCATCGGTGGCCTTTTGATTCTTCAATCGCTGGGGGTTCagcaatattaaaaaaattctatattatCTTGAAATCATCAccatatttttgctttttttaagCTGATTTCATCTTAAGGGATTTTAAGCAATTTAATCcaaagaaggaaaagtttatgtatttaatgacaaattgtgaaagaaataaacattttagagGTTTTTAAACACTTACCTGGAAGTATTTCTCGAGTTTTGTACGATCAATGACGTGCAGGTAGTAGGAGACGGGTTTTCCTGTCCAGGAGACACTACCACGGAGTGGCGACATCTCTGTTACGTGCATAATTGTGCCAATGTCGGAGAGATTGCGATCTGTAATGCGAAAATTAATGGGGCAGAAGCTCTTGGATGACACAATACGTGCCCCATCTTTGAGATCGGCAAATCTCTCCTTAAGCTGATGATCGACATTTGGCCCGAAAGCGAAGTTATTGACAAACACCACTGTGGCCGAATTGATCATTTCCCGATGCTCATCGGCTAGGAAGTCCCCCTTGATGAGTTTGTACTCCCCGTAGCGCTTACCAAACCACTTCATCCACAATTTGAAGTTGTGATCCATACTCTCGGCATAGCGTGTTGGGAATTCAGCACGTTCAATGCCCAAGCagatttttgtgtgtgtcGCTGCGGCCATTTGGAGTACAACTTGCCCCACACCGGAGCCCAAGTCAATGAACACATCATCCGGTGAAATGTCAATTTGATCAATCATCTGGCACACGAGATCATATGACGTCTCCCCGTACACCTCGGGTGAGAAGGGTTCGTACTGATTGAGCTTATCCGGATCATCCACGGAGGCATTGTACACCTGCTGGAGGATGTGCTTCAACAACCCCTTGGTTGTATTCTTCCCCAGACGCTGCTCAAATGTTCCCATTTCCCTTTCACGCCCAATTATCATGCCAATTGTCTCATTGTACGTCTCACAGAGTTTCGTCATTGAATCATAACACGTTGTCTTCACCTCTGTAAACTTTATCTTCTCATGCGCCAGCTGTGACTGTGAAAGATCCTCAAAGACCCATCGAATTGTTTCGATAATGTCAATGCCCGAATCATGTTTATCCGATCCCGTGCCCGTTTGCAGGGGCCACGTGTACACGAGGGGGTCCCCACCGGCTGGTGAATGCAACACGAGACTCTTTTCACCCACTGCCAGCATCTTTCGTGACTCCTGTCCACCTATTGcaccttaaaaattcaataaaaggtaaaaaaatcttcattggaCGCATCCCATCGTGCCAAACACAAACAAACAATGCTGtcaattttcccatcatttCCTGCCTCACCTTTCATCTTAACGTCCTGCATTTCCGTCCACAAGTACCGTGTGCAGCCCAATAAACACCAACGTGCACTTTTATTTCCTACTCCATGGCtcttttatgcaaaaagaaGCTCATTTTTACTTCTCAATGGCTTCGTGTTtgcaggaaaaattttattttggtctcttttctttttgcagaaAGACGAAACACAATCGCCCCCATGCGGATGGTAGATGAAGTGAAACATGGCCTAAATTCGGCACGACCGACGCATTCACGAAGGTAGACCGATGTTGGCAAAAGTCGAAGTAGCTCGATGAGAAAAAAGTGGatgtttgcaattttcctgCTGAAATCCTTGTGAAAAAGTGCTGAAAAGTGTGCAAAAATGACGTGGAGGAGCTGTAGAACATGATGGAAATGGTAATTTGGTGTGAAAAACCATCTAAATGGGGGAAAAGTGCGTGAAAATTCACTTGACGACAACGTCAATGGCAGCCGACTTAACCGGTTTTGCTGAGAGCAATTTGTCaagaaaactttccatttCTTCCCTTTTTCCTGCACTCAAACGTCCTCCCACCCATGGGGGATATCCCGAAAAATGCCCCTGGCGACTTTTCCACTGAGACCCGGGGGTGTATATTGCCCCCATAGTGCCGGCATTTGGTGCGGTTGGGCTTTTTTTTCGCACTCACCCGAGCAAAGACAAAGAAGAAGTCACGAATGGAAACCTCgatttgagagagaaaattttgcttCAAGGACAAAGCACTTTATCGCAGAATTTTTTTGACCATCcttgaaaatcttcatttatttCCTGCTAAATGGGGCGATGGGGCCACAGGGGGTATTCCTAGTCACTCCTGCCCACATCGGGAGGTCTTTGGGACGTTCTGCGGGGTTGGGGGAACGCTCATTTCCTACTTTTATACTAATCGCTGAAACAAACTCAAAATCAATGAGttttttgttgatattttgcatcaaattttggatttatttttttcttaatgttttattttttttgttcttactATAGATCCACTGAGGCAGACGTGGAAGAACTCGAGACGGTAAGAGTGTCGTCCCGTAGGCGAAGGTGTGAAAAGTATGGACCCATCGCACCCTTTTAAGGACAATACGAGCTGTGATAGACCAGCCCTACCACCACGGCTCGGTTCCAGATCCACCCTAACAGCGGTACCTCCGGCTCCTGTGCCACCACCCGCACCACcacccaccaccaccaccgatGACTACTACGGCGTGACAGTACCCGCAGAGCCGCCAGCTGTGCCGCAAAAGGGCGAAAAGGGTCCCAGTGGGGATTTCACGGGTGCCACAGTTGCCCTACAGAATGCCGAATGGTACTGGGGGAAGATAACGCGTGATGAGGTGAAGGAGCGCCTCAAGGATATGCCGGATGGGTCGTTCCTCATTCGTGATGCATCGAGTCAAAAGGGCGAGTATACGCTCACCATACGAAAAGATGGTAGTGAtaagttgattaaaattggGCACCGTAATGGCAAATATGGCTTCACGGAACCCTATACATTCTCATCTGTGGTGGAGTTGGTCAATTACTTTCGCAAAGAGTCTCTCAAGCAGTACAACAATGTGCTGGATATAAAGTTGCAGTACCCAATATCGCGGTATAATCAAGAGGAGGACACCACGGGGGTGGCAAATGAGAGTGATGTGAATAAATTGGTGGAACAATTTCTCGAGGTGCACGATAAGTATCTgaaaaagtcacaaaaataCAATGATATGCACGATTCGTACCAACGGATGGAGATTGAGATAGATTTTAAGCGACAAGCACTTGAGGCATTCCACGAGGCGATATCCATGTTTGAGGATCAGATAAAGTTGCAGGAAAAGCTGAAAACCCAAGCGCAGCCGCATGAGATAAAGAGTCTCAATGAAAACTATGACATTCTCAATCAGCGACTTGGTGCCCTCAATGAGAGCAAGGAGAAACTCGAGAATGATATTGCGATGCAGAACAAGGAATTCCAAGCATTCGAACGCGATATCAACTACCTCAAGCCGGAGGTGCTCAATTTGTCGCGACAGAAGGAGAAACTCCATGGGTAAGGATTCTCTTACataatttccttatttttttttaaacttcattAACATCACCGCTGCCcctgatttattaattaattatattcatTTAAACACCACACGATTTATTTAGGCAacctccgaaaaaaaaattgaacttgCTAATTTGTCCAATTTTATCTAATTACGCGTGTAAAGTCTGTGATAATTACACGTGCTTTGAACTTTTTCCCCTTCATGCGTATTAACGTCATGAGAAAAGGCCCACACGTCTGATCCAAATGggtaaaaataaagagaaaataaatataaattataatttaaaaaaaaatagtctgTAAGACTAATCACTTACCGGACATATTGGGTTCAATTgctgattttttgttaaaggaaactgtttaaaaattcaaaaaatagattattttttgtttaataacttttcaaaGGGATATTATTCAATATCTTAAGATAAACACTATAAGTTACAATTACAATGGAGGAAAGGTAGTTCTGATAGAATTTTTGCACGcattttttcatgtttcatgTATGTACACAAATAAtagaatattcaaattaaaagataGGTAGTAAAAAGACTTTAGAAATATCTTTAAATCGTAagataaaattgtaatttaaagttcaaaaaataacCATCAATTCAACTAGAGCTTATGTATAACCACGTAAGatgttttatctttttttttgggtattgTTGGGTGAAATTCCTTAGTCagtcttgaaatttttgttttcttatgaatttcttaagttttatcaagtgaaagaaaacttaagacttAAGAAGACTTCCtaagtcaggctgaatcggggtaaatgcaatttttcgaAGGTTTTTCCTGATTATCTTTGGGTATcggaatttgtaaaaatctgCGAAAAATGACTTAAGAAATCCTAacttttggttaaaaaaacttaagaaatcgaAAAAATTAGGTAGACGAATTTTCGGTCATTTTTTTGGCTAAATACGTTTTATATTTTGCTGTCGTTtcgacttaagaaatcttacgTATTGCTTaagaaaccttaaaaaaaaattttaaaaatctttagagatcctaaaaaatcttaagaactCTTAACTTTTGCTACAGAAAACTTATTTTAcgtttcgcttaagaaaaattaagagaccttaagaaaattaataaaaaaaatgaaaaaatctgTAAGAACTCGTAACTTTTgtcaaagaaaacattaagaaatCGTCACTTTTCGCTACTTTCGTCGTATCTGCCTCAAAACtccataaaaaagttttatatcaCAAAATTAGTGACGAAATTTTAcgtttcgcttaagaaaatttaagaaatcttaggTTTTTCTAAAGTTGCAAATAAGGCTctcataacaaaaaaaaagtttttcttaagaaaacttaagacatgtctgagaatttatttttttttaatcttaagaaGAGTCAAGAAATCCTAATattgtctgactagtgaatttcactcaTTGTTTATCGGAATTTTATAGCAGTAAACCAAGCAAAAGAATTAACTCTTTACTTGACTAAAGGATATTATGTAGCAGTACAAGAGATTTAAGTGGGAAGGGTGCCCTAAAAATAAGTCTTCCATTAGGGCTGAGTTTAGCATTATGCAGTGAATATTATTGATAACATAGAAACTTTTAGAAAACAATCTAGGATTGTAGAAAATCTAggtatttttataaaattgttttattcatACTCTGCTTAATAAGAAACTATaaccataaatttttatatctttgTATATTTAATTATGAAGTTCTTGgacaattttcaccacaattTCAATTGCCTGATGAAGGAACGACACATTGTGAGCGAAATGTCACATTATAGGTACCTAATGAGTTTTATTTACTTCTTTCCAGATGGCTCCTTCAGCATGGTCTAACGCATGAGCATATTAATCAGATAATGGAGGATGGCATACGATCGTGGgcaaatttgaataatatcCAAATGACCCATTATGACGAATCAACGTGGTTCTTGCCCAATTGCAGTCGTTTGGATGCTGAGCAACTTCTCACGGGCACGCAGACGGGTACGTTCCTCATACGGCCGCGCAGTGCTGGGCACTATGCGTTGTCAATTTCCAACAATGGCATCCCAAATCACTGTATCATCTACCAAACGGACCGGGGGTATGGATTTGCAGAGCCATACAATGTTTACAGCACATTGAAGGCTCTTGTCCTTCACTATGCTCACAATTCACTCGAGGAGCACAATGACTCCCTCCTGACGACACTCAAGTACCCAGTCTATGGGCCCAATGTTATTGTGCCAACAACGACGGCAGCAATTAAAGATGATCAACGACAAGCCAGTGGTGGAGAGTGTTAGTGATTTCACTGTTTTTTTGTGTCTCTGTGCGTGTGTGTATGTGTCTCCTCCTCCgctgaaaaaaatacaatatataagaaaaacatttttcttttcaccttCTTGTTTTTCCATGCTGTCGcgtatttttcttcaatttatttcttcctttctcCCACATTGTGAATGATGAAGATAAATCGCAAGAAGAAAGgatggtaaaaaaaaggcaatttgaaaacaaaaaaaagtgaacgttctttaaagaaaagaaagagtaaaagaggagaaaataagaagaaaatttgtgtttttttttctttctatcaaAGAGAATCTTCCCACAAATAATTTGAGTATATATTAAATATAAGAATAatgtgatttcttttttatacaatttaattatagagagaaagaaagagagagagagagatgattTATATatgagatgaaaagaaaaaaaaactattcgtATAGTTGAGTTGTTAAAAggatcttcttttttttatttacaattcctttaaagagaaaaaaaaaagtaaaatgaataacaatctaataaaaaaagcacGTCACACAGTCAACTCCATCCCGTCAATCATGCGAAAATAGTGAAATAggacataaagaaaaaaaaaaacatttataaatCGATaggaacgaaaaaaaaataaaatatacattttcaaAATAGTAGATGACCgtaaaaaattacaacaaaaaggaaaaaaaacctaaacaattaaaatggaaaactaTTAATAGATGATATTAGGATTTTAGATGATATTTGTAAgataaaatgtggaaaatataaCGTTGTgtgttaacaaaaaaaaaaaatattaactatgGTATAAAAAATTTCGCGAAAATATGTgtatttcaaaaagaaatgataaaaaatcaagagaaaaccaaaatcatttataaaagataaattgctTGAGCACTCTCTGTTGCCATCTTTGTggtatataaaacaaaaactaaatgaagaaaacataTAGTAATTGTGGAcgaattgttttttaaaaaaaaaaggaagaaaaaagtataGAGCAGAGATTTTCGTGccattttagatattttttcagTGATCACG from Lutzomyia longipalpis isolate SR_M1_2022 chromosome 4, ASM2433408v1 encodes:
- the LOC129796470 gene encoding histone-lysine N-methyltransferase, H3 lysine-79 specific; translation: MQDVKMKGAIGGQESRKMLAVGEKSLVLHSPAGGDPLVYTWPLQTGTGSDKHDSGIDIIETIRWVFEDLSQSQLAHEKIKFTEVKTTCYDSMTKLCETYNETIGMIIGREREMGTFEQRLGKNTTKGLLKHILQQVYNASVDDPDKLNQYEPFSPEVYGETSYDLVCQMIDQIDISPDDVFIDLGSGVGQVVLQMAAATHTKICLGIERAEFPTRYAESMDHNFKLWMKWFGKRYGEYKLIKGDFLADEHREMINSATVVFVNNFAFGPNVDHQLKERFADLKDGARIVSSKSFCPINFRITDRNLSDIGTIMHVTEMSPLRGSVSWTGKPVSYYLHVIDRTKLEKYFQRLKNQKATDGDYGFPTGTAGTRTSAREKGKRNSSKVVYDSSSDTDTEVTGPTTRRAWSDWCSNKDKSSQSEEDSYNSSSRGPLKNTKVQQTKKNKKIVRKKNAGSGALDTQAKKRGRIRKGKQRKSLKIVGLDLLHSKTLLSTSAEMMGKKLPPAPGCVDQQLTSLTGNMEHTELEIPTAPGETPYALQILLDMFRNQYMQALEQMRTPAYKENITAQIERERERNKKLLNRANQLEKQIRVLIDDSVALLKARMKELGINTSSQNDLLSKAKEIVGRHKELQATATRLQNQVGSIEMEQKMLVLGRLRKLAENYYKTDQIKDSDLTRELSYDLVLKEIDNTFAQRKRIYSQMSAMEGEIRRLEKSLRHSKEMIPNQPPVSSSYVPNADVAQMSAKSHSRSRSNRMRMHEWPDVPDVGKIDEKNPEILAQKILATGRKIEAGKLATTSSSSKAPKQKEKQKKVSVDSELMPAPVYATKQPPVSHATPPPPLPKATAIPTLKMHESPKVVNFEDRLKSIITSVLNEDQELRRSQMAQQQRDVKVPSSSAPPTATIMHHQEPPEIPPPVSQHEHVPVADLIQESGKFTALQGAQMKKTAAESFSTAYQVYLSQQQQHQQQHQQQHSQLQQHEVAMEMQGRFDERMTPEGYCQQMDPSKMRSNAFSPGMRLPPQQHRGLVYPPSAMQPDYTQVSPAKIALRRHLNQERTAQQSPVNLHRATKTIGDLVNGEIERTLEISNQCIINAAVNMSGISEQELMKERQSQPKKDFSFGGGTSGAAAGGHRERKLTYTAESTQPPEPPPAAGHAPLEGLAASLQARVIASLQIKQETEQHPQAPARELHEVQPMDLQPIQIKQEDVKQDSPLIFYQGSGGMVSRSVVDVAPPYINCDRQSASLDSTISPDTNYGVMDEKQKGRRQDDEFLDDESHWQDRVRCGFDKLVAFASIELDKTRRSIEEASLPSSKDGSPHYGTDAKTPHHAANLATIKTSSTSSLSVTTTESVATTCDISPNFTEEMLPHTPSPSLTPPPQATRTPSTSLQQQQQQQLNIPLKYQRQSRTEKHYKKKFRERKWEYGIEGDCQDDAASSSKLHKASKFRPKGKDWHWAADGTPGTAPGSHPDT
- the LOC129796486 gene encoding phosphatidylinositol 3-kinase regulatory subunit gamma; this encodes MDPSHPFKDNTSCDRPALPPRLGSRSTLTAVPPAPVPPPAPPPTTTTDDYYGVTVPAEPPAVPQKGEKGPSGDFTGATVALQNAEWYWGKITRDEVKERLKDMPDGSFLIRDASSQKGEYTLTIRKDGSDKLIKIGHRNGKYGFTEPYTFSSVVELVNYFRKESLKQYNNVLDIKLQYPISRYNQEEDTTGVANESDVNKLVEQFLEVHDKYLKKSQKYNDMHDSYQRMEIEIDFKRQALEAFHEAISMFEDQIKLQEKLKTQAQPHEIKSLNENYDILNQRLGALNESKEKLENDIAMQNKEFQAFERDINYLKPEVLNLSRQKEKLHGWLLQHGLTHEHINQIMEDGIRSWANLNNIQMTHYDESTWFLPNCSRLDAEQLLTGTQTGTFLIRPRSAGHYALSISNNGIPNHCIIYQTDRGYGFAEPYNVYSTLKALVLHYAHNSLEEHNDSLLTTLKYPVYGPNVIVPTTTAAIKDDQRQASGGEC